From the genome of Thermogutta terrifontis, one region includes:
- a CDS encoding HNH endonuclease has translation MAAGVLQRPTLVLNRHWQPIHVATVARALVMVYQGTALIVDPEDFSTYTWSDWTQLTPAEGESFIQGVSFRLRVPEVITLREYDGVPHSGVPFSRRNLFKRDHNTCQYCGKQCPPDQLTIDHVIPRARGGESTWENCVLACVDCNRKKGNRTPEEAGMKLRRKPTRPKWRPIYAAREIRIESWNRFISEAYWNVTLER, from the coding sequence GTGGCTGCCGGTGTACTTCAACGGCCGACGCTCGTGCTCAATCGACATTGGCAACCGATCCACGTGGCGACGGTTGCGCGGGCCCTGGTTATGGTTTACCAGGGGACGGCCCTCATCGTCGATCCTGAGGACTTCAGCACGTACACGTGGTCGGACTGGACTCAATTGACCCCTGCTGAGGGTGAGAGTTTTATTCAGGGGGTTTCCTTTCGCCTCCGCGTGCCGGAAGTGATCACGTTGCGAGAATATGATGGCGTGCCGCATTCCGGCGTGCCGTTCAGTCGGCGGAACCTCTTCAAGCGAGACCACAACACCTGCCAGTACTGTGGCAAGCAGTGTCCACCGGATCAGCTCACGATCGATCACGTGATTCCCCGGGCGAGGGGTGGCGAATCCACCTGGGAGAACTGTGTTCTGGCCTGCGTGGACTGCAACCGAAAGAAGGGCAACCGAACCCCTGAAGAGGCGGGAATGAAACTCCGCCGCAAGCCCACCCGGCCGAAATGGCGCCCCATCTATGCCGCCCGTGAGATTCGCATCGAAAGCTGGAATCGCTTCATCAGCGAGGCCTACTGGAACGTCACTCTCGAACGGTAG
- a CDS encoding ArsR/SmtB family transcription factor: MTSKLDPKVRARCESRAQVIKALAHPSRLVIVEELGRAGEKCVCELADLLGLDMSTTSRHLSQMKEAGILQDEKRGQMTFYRLRAPCILQFLDCIDGVIQQGLESRLKLLR; the protein is encoded by the coding sequence ATGACCAGTAAACTTGACCCCAAGGTGCGTGCTCGGTGCGAAAGCCGGGCACAGGTGATCAAAGCCCTGGCCCATCCCTCGCGGTTGGTGATCGTTGAGGAGCTGGGGAGGGCCGGCGAAAAGTGTGTGTGCGAGCTGGCGGACCTCCTGGGCCTGGACATGTCCACGACTTCCCGCCATCTGAGCCAGATGAAGGAGGCCGGTATCCTGCAGGATGAAAAAAGGGGACAGATGACGTTTTACCGGCTGAGGGCACCCTGCATCCTCCAGTTTCTCGACTGCATTGATGGGGTCATCCAGCAGGGGCTGGAGAGCAGGTTGAAGCTGCTCCGGTAG
- a CDS encoding permease: MTRKDWGILAALVIVFLLAYFLNFSSPRIQNAVMEAFLMLQWYARNHTLACVVPAMFIAGGIATFLSKEGVLRHLGPQANKIEAYAVASVAGTVLAVCSCSVLPMFAGIYRVGAGLGPAAAFLYSGPAINVMAIFLTARVLGWDLGIARVVGAVVFAVVIGLLMAWIFRKEETERVKAFMALPQSSPPKRKLWQNAAFLGAMILFLVFSDWSDPSRTRVEFNPDTQVTLMDGSVRSLKTTGPISVAVLQETTTAYRLQMEESIPELSKGMKFNVDKKYIRSMTQDTPSGYEFAAWVYRNRWYFAGLFLLLTVIMAFSWFEKAELGAWLGETWSFAKQIIPLLFLGVFVTGFVGALLPEKLVGALVGGDSFRANFVASVIGAAWYFATLTEIPILEALIGLGMGKGPALALLLAGPALSLPSIAVIYSVWGFKKTATFVVLVVIMSTVVGMIFGAFFV, translated from the coding sequence ATGACGCGAAAAGACTGGGGAATTCTGGCCGCTTTGGTGATCGTGTTCCTCCTGGCGTACTTTCTCAACTTCAGTTCGCCGAGGATTCAGAACGCGGTCATGGAAGCCTTTCTCATGTTGCAGTGGTATGCGAGAAACCACACCCTCGCGTGTGTGGTGCCAGCGATGTTCATCGCGGGGGGAATCGCCACGTTTCTATCCAAAGAAGGCGTTCTGCGGCACCTTGGACCGCAGGCCAACAAGATCGAGGCCTATGCGGTGGCATCGGTTGCGGGCACTGTCCTGGCCGTCTGCTCGTGCAGCGTGCTTCCCATGTTCGCGGGAATCTACCGGGTAGGCGCCGGACTGGGGCCCGCGGCGGCTTTTCTCTATTCCGGCCCGGCCATCAATGTGATGGCCATCTTCCTCACAGCTCGGGTACTGGGTTGGGACCTGGGAATTGCCCGGGTAGTAGGCGCGGTTGTTTTCGCCGTGGTCATCGGTCTACTCATGGCCTGGATCTTCCGCAAAGAAGAAACAGAGCGAGTCAAGGCATTCATGGCCCTTCCCCAATCCTCCCCACCGAAGCGGAAACTGTGGCAAAACGCGGCGTTTCTCGGCGCGATGATCCTTTTTCTGGTGTTTTCCGACTGGAGCGACCCGAGTCGTACCCGCGTGGAGTTCAATCCTGACACCCAGGTGACCCTTATGGACGGTTCCGTCCGCTCACTCAAGACAACAGGACCGATCAGTGTGGCGGTGCTTCAGGAAACCACGACAGCTTACCGCCTGCAGATGGAGGAAAGCATCCCCGAGCTTTCCAAGGGCATGAAGTTCAATGTGGACAAGAAGTACATCCGCAGCATGACTCAGGATACCCCATCGGGTTACGAATTCGCCGCCTGGGTGTATCGCAATCGCTGGTACTTTGCCGGCCTGTTCCTGTTGCTGACGGTGATCATGGCTTTCTCCTGGTTCGAAAAAGCGGAACTGGGAGCCTGGCTTGGTGAGACCTGGTCATTCGCCAAACAGATCATTCCGCTCTTGTTCCTCGGGGTGTTTGTGACAGGTTTCGTGGGGGCTCTGCTTCCTGAAAAGCTGGTGGGAGCCCTTGTGGGAGGAGACAGCTTTCGCGCGAACTTCGTGGCGTCGGTCATCGGCGCAGCATGGTATTTCGCCACACTCACCGAAATCCCGATTCTGGAAGCGTTGATCGGTTTGGGGATGGGGAAAGGACCGGCACTGGCACTGTTGCTGGCTGGGCCCGCTCTTTCCCTTCCCAGTATCGCGGTCATCTACAGTGTGTGGGGATTTAAGAAAACAGCCACCTTCGTGGTACTCGTGGTGATCATGAGTACTGTCGTGGGTATGATCTTTGGAGCGTTTTTCGTCTGA
- a CDS encoding thioredoxin family protein, with translation MKLIQVLGPGCAKCQALLKNAEEAVKQLGMDAHIEKVSDINMITSFGVMMTPALVVDGELKLQGKVATVDEIKRILAS, from the coding sequence ATGAAACTCATTCAGGTTCTGGGTCCAGGATGTGCCAAGTGTCAGGCCCTTCTCAAAAATGCTGAGGAGGCCGTCAAGCAACTGGGAATGGATGCGCACATTGAGAAGGTATCCGACATTAACATGATCACAAGTTTTGGCGTGATGATGACACCGGCTCTCGTGGTGGACGGCGAATTAAAGCTGCAGGGCAAGGTCGCCACTGTTGACGAGATCAAGCGAATCCTGGCGAGCTGA
- a CDS encoding putative zinc-binding protein, producing the protein MTEETSARPCACCGTEVAVLACSGASNLGHLADLAARELSRRGSARMGCLAGIGAGAAGSINAVRNARRVVVIDGCPTQCGRRALERAGLTEFVSVRVDQLGFKRGQSPVTQENVQRIADEVCRILSEGPPSAGMKDSACCE; encoded by the coding sequence ATGACCGAAGAGACCAGTGCACGGCCGTGTGCTTGTTGCGGCACGGAGGTCGCCGTTCTTGCCTGTTCGGGGGCCTCCAACCTGGGGCACCTGGCAGACCTTGCTGCCCGCGAACTGAGCCGCCGCGGCTCTGCCCGCATGGGCTGCCTGGCGGGAATTGGGGCAGGAGCCGCGGGCAGCATCAACGCCGTCCGCAACGCCCGCCGTGTGGTGGTCATCGACGGTTGCCCCACCCAATGCGGACGCCGTGCCCTGGAGCGGGCGGGCCTTACGGAGTTTGTTTCTGTCCGGGTGGACCAACTCGGTTTTAAACGCGGCCAGTCGCCTGTCACTCAGGAGAATGTGCAGCGGATTGCCGACGAGGTGTGCCGCATTCTATCGGAGGGGCCACCCTCAGCAGGCATGAAAGATTCCGCCTGTTGTGAATAA
- a CDS encoding nitrophenyl compound nitroreductase subunit ArsF family protein, whose translation MNQGAHWRNVFTGVMLLLAGAALGAALVKIAGNGNPPSRTVAASPTAATSTTQEPAPQTIKDGVLVYLFHGNVRCPTCLAIEASTKEVLEANFAQELNSRRIIIRELNYEKPENKPYIEKYKLIAPTVVMVRIHDGEEKEFVNIMEVWQCVGDKDAFTRLISDNMQKMLQDTTG comes from the coding sequence ATGAATCAGGGAGCGCATTGGCGGAATGTCTTTACTGGCGTGATGTTGCTGTTAGCTGGCGCGGCCCTAGGGGCGGCGTTAGTGAAAATAGCGGGAAACGGAAACCCGCCCTCGCGGACGGTGGCGGCTTCCCCGACTGCGGCCACCAGTACTACCCAGGAGCCAGCACCGCAAACCATAAAGGACGGCGTACTCGTCTATTTATTCCACGGCAATGTGCGGTGTCCCACATGCCTGGCCATCGAAGCAAGCACCAAGGAAGTACTCGAGGCAAACTTCGCTCAGGAATTAAACTCGCGCAGGATCATCATCCGTGAGTTAAACTATGAAAAGCCGGAAAATAAACCTTATATCGAAAAATATAAACTGATTGCCCCGACAGTCGTGATGGTCCGTATTCACGACGGGGAAGAAAAAGAATTTGTCAACATCATGGAAGTTTGGCAGTGCGTGGGCGATAAAGATGCATTCACACGCCTGATTTCCGATAACATGCAAAAGATGCTCCAGGACACAACAGGTTGA
- a CDS encoding nitrophenyl compound nitroreductase subunit ArsF family protein — MLAKGWLTGVLVLAVTFSQWSAAAPGAEPSTQPALQPDRVVAIYFHRTQRCPTCRLVEKTIGEVLQKYFVQELRSGRLQWASIDFQDPRNAQFARAYQVTMPELVLVLVHDNRVVQWQPFPRVFGLLGKPQDFENYVREGVEEYLRQLLSVRK, encoded by the coding sequence ATGTTAGCGAAAGGATGGTTGACCGGCGTTCTCGTTTTGGCAGTCACTTTTTCGCAATGGAGTGCTGCCGCCCCCGGCGCTGAACCATCAACACAGCCTGCTCTTCAGCCTGATCGGGTGGTGGCGATCTACTTTCACCGAACCCAGCGGTGTCCGACCTGCCGATTGGTGGAAAAAACGATCGGGGAAGTCCTGCAAAAGTACTTTGTGCAGGAACTGAGGTCGGGGCGTCTCCAGTGGGCTTCCATCGATTTCCAGGATCCGCGAAATGCCCAGTTTGCCCGCGCCTATCAGGTAACGATGCCGGAACTGGTACTCGTGCTGGTTCACGATAACAGGGTCGTGCAGTGGCAACCTTTCCCTCGCGTGTTCGGGCTTCTTGGCAAACCGCAAGATTTTGAGAACTACGTGCGCGAAGGCGTCGAGGAGTACCTCAGGCAACTTCTGAGTGTTCGGAAGTAA
- a CDS encoding aromatic aminobenezylarsenical efflux permease ArsG family transporter has translation MALESSAPLVGVTLLGLATAVAPCPLATNIAAVTYIARKLTDRRWVVTSGILYTLGRSVTYAALAGILSAGLTSLPGLSTSLQKYGHLFLGPLLILVGMLLLNLISIPLPQAQAGHAQKIADRFGVLGAFLLGVLFALAFCPTSAAYFGTVVTLLATRSVGSLGLAFLYGVATGVPVLVFALLVVFAASWVGRAFAAVTVIDRVVRTVTGIVFLLIGIYFVLLYNFDLPVNIFDILS, from the coding sequence ATGGCCCTCGAGAGTTCTGCCCCACTGGTGGGGGTGACGCTCCTCGGTCTCGCGACTGCTGTGGCGCCGTGTCCGTTGGCCACGAATATCGCGGCGGTCACCTACATTGCGCGAAAGCTGACAGACCGGCGCTGGGTAGTGACAAGCGGAATCCTCTATACTCTGGGACGTTCCGTCACCTACGCCGCGCTCGCGGGCATTTTGAGCGCAGGCCTGACGAGTCTGCCGGGCCTTTCCACCAGCCTGCAAAAGTACGGACATTTATTTCTCGGGCCACTTCTCATTCTGGTTGGGATGCTGCTTCTGAACTTGATTTCGATTCCTCTACCGCAGGCGCAGGCCGGGCACGCACAGAAGATCGCCGATCGATTTGGCGTTTTGGGAGCGTTTCTCCTTGGCGTGCTTTTTGCGCTGGCTTTTTGCCCAACGTCGGCGGCGTATTTTGGAACTGTGGTCACGCTGCTCGCTACCCGCTCGGTGGGATCGCTGGGGCTCGCCTTCTTGTATGGCGTGGCCACAGGAGTGCCCGTTCTCGTGTTCGCTCTGCTCGTGGTCTTCGCCGCCAGTTGGGTTGGCCGGGCCTTCGCCGCTGTAACCGTTATTGACCGGGTGGTGCGAACTGTCACGGGGATTGTCTTTCTTCTTATTGGGATCTACTTTGTTCTTCTCTATAACTTCGATCTTCCCGTGAACATCTTTGATATTCTCTCGTAA
- a CDS encoding ABC transporter ATP-binding protein: MNPVIRVENISKRFRKVEALRGVSLEIPRGVVWALLGRNGAGKTTLIKILLGLLDPDDGKAEVLGYDCQRESLEIRRRVGYVPEQPGLYEWMRVDEIGQFCAAFYPAGYFTAYLEHIKKFGLDPQKKIKELSKGMRAMVLLALAISHDPDLLILDEPTSGLDVIVRRQFLESMVDRAATGKTVFLASHQVHEVERVTDIVGFLKEGRLILVDEVEKLKREIRRWVLIFDNPQSLNAFLNTLTSFPLEIIQQTREGLECHIIARSPGDSEPIRQVAISGLRSIDAFPCSLEEIFTAYMNRETQPISSQQTEEVS, translated from the coding sequence ATGAATCCCGTCATTCGCGTGGAAAACATTTCCAAGAGATTCAGAAAAGTGGAAGCCCTCCGCGGGGTGTCGCTGGAGATTCCTCGCGGCGTGGTGTGGGCACTCCTGGGGAGGAACGGTGCCGGGAAGACCACGCTCATCAAGATTCTGCTGGGGCTGCTCGACCCGGATGACGGCAAAGCGGAAGTTCTGGGATATGATTGCCAGCGTGAGTCGCTCGAGATCCGTCGCCGTGTCGGTTATGTTCCTGAACAGCCCGGCCTGTACGAGTGGATGCGTGTGGACGAAATCGGCCAGTTCTGTGCTGCGTTTTATCCGGCGGGATATTTTACTGCCTATCTGGAGCATATCAAAAAATTTGGACTGGATCCCCAAAAGAAAATAAAAGAGCTCTCCAAAGGCATGCGGGCAATGGTCCTGCTGGCCCTGGCCATCAGCCACGATCCCGATCTCCTCATCCTCGACGAGCCCACTTCCGGCCTGGACGTGATTGTCCGACGGCAGTTTCTGGAAAGTATGGTGGATCGCGCGGCCACTGGAAAAACCGTATTTCTCGCCAGCCACCAGGTCCACGAGGTGGAGCGCGTCACCGATATTGTGGGCTTTCTCAAGGAGGGTCGGTTGATTCTCGTGGACGAGGTGGAGAAACTCAAGCGTGAAATCCGACGGTGGGTGCTGATATTTGACAATCCTCAATCTTTAAACGCTTTTCTGAATACTCTTACCTCTTTTCCGTTAGAAATCATACAACAGACACGCGAAGGACTGGAGTGTCATATCATCGCGCGGAGTCCAGGCGACTCGGAACCCATCCGTCAGGTAGCCATTTCCGGCCTTCGCTCAATCGATGCTTTCCCATGCTCGCTGGAAGAGATCTTCACAGCCTACATGAACCGAGAAACGCAACCGATCAGTTCTCAGCAGACGGAGGAAGTGTCATGA
- a CDS encoding GntR family transcriptional regulator, producing the protein MYVRVDPADATPIYEQIARQIKFAVASGALQPGELTPSVREMARQLAVNPNTVARAYRELQDEGILTAQRGVGLTVAKDAPERCRKERERWVYERLKQVVDEALRAQITPRQLERMLRDLLRSLPQQENTP; encoded by the coding sequence ATGTACGTCCGCGTGGACCCGGCTGACGCCACCCCGATTTACGAACAGATTGCCCGACAGATCAAATTTGCCGTGGCGTCGGGCGCACTTCAGCCGGGAGAGCTGACGCCTTCCGTCCGCGAGATGGCCCGCCAGCTCGCCGTCAACCCGAACACCGTAGCCCGTGCTTATCGTGAACTTCAGGACGAAGGAATCCTGACCGCCCAGCGGGGCGTGGGGCTGACGGTCGCGAAGGATGCCCCAGAGCGCTGTCGCAAGGAGAGGGAACGATGGGTGTATGAGCGCCTCAAGCAGGTCGTGGATGAGGCGTTGCGGGCCCAAATCACCCCCCGGCAACTTGAGCGGATGCTGCGCGATCTGCTCCGCTCGCTGCCACAGCAGGAGAACACGCCATGA
- a CDS encoding glycosyl hydrolase family 28-related protein — protein sequence MFNQTPRHCCGRSLGLVLLAGILTLTSGTGWTLTLAAEEEFVGPCPSWLDVRRDFGAVGDGIADDTAAIQQALDAIRSHQQASVLYFPAGTYRLTRPLKTVRQAHTDNMVSLVGETPEKTVLLWDGPEGETMLQWDAWYSKISRMTFDGRGRAGVCLFYGPSFSTYNETSDLIFRDAQNGLVFGGPQTAGQAENEVLRCRFLRCETGIQAVNWNSMDIWVWYCWFEDCGRSIHNVMGNWHAWHNVFIRSRVSDVSIANLMVFSVVNNVSVGSRCFLDFSSGHTWGSPTSITGNRIVDPTGDCAMVLDNAGPYLVVDNQFRIRPNTRAIRMTWADQTLVGNAYTQDDAVEERGRFRRIAERVVSPDQISDALPELPSVPPRKTRRIIEVPPNASAEDIQKAIDQAAQMVGERPVVHIPMGVYQIDRTLVIPPGADLQLVGDGASEVATRLVWTGSPDGCLVHIAGPGQVSLQDLHLNGGRASALLVELPDDANSRLLADQLNVTGSSSIHEDDLPVALRVEGVGEATVQFRAFQGSGQAGRWVQVIGNNREPRVPVAIFTGATGSAVGQYEVRNGGALVVRSIYHERSSDALCGLHLSESGNLSIDATRFSYATSPSAPTVLAENFRGLCTLATCLFMPVATEDPCRIEIRGDGSHTSVLALNNQFWVIKPPATSETIWLNRAQPPAQGGLVGCNINTNNKTVAAKGFEFLRNLPDHPDPARSPRGASPLQDRGAVSDETIVRHLRLLRETVPVYPEKVSEGTEIVIRRVIATSQGKLTVWIRGKK from the coding sequence ATGTTCAATCAGACACCGCGTCATTGTTGCGGCAGATCGCTCGGGTTAGTATTGCTTGCGGGAATTTTGACACTCACAAGCGGCACAGGCTGGACGCTTACACTGGCCGCTGAAGAGGAGTTTGTCGGGCCGTGCCCAAGTTGGCTGGATGTACGCCGGGACTTCGGAGCGGTGGGTGACGGAATCGCCGATGACACAGCGGCCATCCAGCAGGCGCTGGATGCGATCCGCAGCCACCAGCAGGCGTCCGTGCTGTATTTCCCCGCGGGGACTTACCGTTTGACTCGCCCCCTCAAAACTGTTCGCCAGGCCCACACGGATAATATGGTCTCCCTGGTCGGCGAGACTCCCGAGAAAACGGTTCTTTTGTGGGACGGGCCCGAAGGCGAGACGATGCTCCAATGGGACGCATGGTATTCAAAGATTTCGCGGATGACGTTCGATGGCCGTGGTCGGGCCGGCGTTTGTTTGTTTTACGGGCCTTCTTTCTCCACATATAACGAAACAAGCGACCTTATATTCCGCGATGCCCAAAATGGACTTGTATTTGGTGGCCCGCAAACCGCCGGCCAGGCCGAAAATGAAGTCCTCCGCTGCCGGTTTCTGCGATGTGAAACGGGTATTCAGGCAGTCAACTGGAATTCGATGGATATTTGGGTGTGGTACTGCTGGTTCGAAGATTGTGGGCGATCCATCCATAACGTGATGGGTAACTGGCATGCGTGGCACAATGTTTTTATTCGCTCTCGTGTATCGGACGTCAGTATCGCTAATCTCATGGTCTTTTCGGTAGTGAATAACGTAAGTGTAGGATCGCGTTGTTTTCTGGATTTTTCCAGTGGACACACCTGGGGGTCGCCTACCAGTATCACCGGCAACAGGATTGTCGATCCAACAGGTGACTGCGCCATGGTGTTGGACAACGCCGGACCGTATTTGGTGGTGGATAATCAATTTCGAATTCGGCCGAATACTCGCGCGATCAGAATGACCTGGGCTGACCAAACCTTGGTTGGAAACGCGTACACACAGGACGACGCCGTCGAGGAACGCGGACGCTTCCGGCGGATCGCCGAACGGGTTGTCTCGCCCGATCAGATTTCGGATGCTCTACCAGAACTTCCATCGGTCCCACCAAGGAAGACTCGCCGAATCATCGAAGTGCCGCCCAACGCCAGTGCGGAAGATATCCAAAAGGCCATTGATCAAGCGGCACAGATGGTCGGGGAACGGCCCGTGGTTCATATTCCCATGGGAGTTTATCAGATTGACCGCACCCTGGTTATTCCCCCTGGGGCCGACCTCCAGTTAGTCGGTGATGGTGCCAGTGAGGTTGCCACACGGTTGGTGTGGACTGGGTCGCCGGATGGTTGTCTTGTCCACATCGCGGGGCCCGGACAGGTGTCGCTGCAGGATCTTCACTTAAATGGTGGCCGGGCCTCAGCGCTGCTTGTAGAGTTGCCGGATGACGCCAATTCTCGCCTGCTGGCCGATCAGCTTAACGTGACCGGTTCATCGTCCATCCACGAGGACGATCTACCCGTGGCCCTGCGTGTGGAAGGGGTGGGCGAGGCCACAGTTCAGTTCCGCGCGTTCCAGGGCAGCGGTCAGGCGGGTCGGTGGGTTCAGGTGATTGGCAACAATCGGGAGCCACGTGTTCCGGTCGCCATTTTCACGGGTGCCACCGGGTCCGCAGTTGGACAGTACGAGGTCCGCAACGGAGGTGCGCTCGTTGTGCGAAGTATTTATCATGAGCGAAGTTCCGACGCCCTTTGTGGGCTCCATCTTTCCGAAAGCGGTAACCTCTCCATCGACGCCACCCGGTTTTCTTATGCGACGAGTCCAAGTGCACCGACCGTCCTGGCGGAAAATTTTCGCGGGCTGTGCACGCTGGCAACCTGTCTTTTCATGCCGGTTGCAACTGAAGACCCCTGTCGCATCGAGATCCGGGGCGACGGGAGCCACACGAGCGTGCTGGCATTGAATAATCAGTTTTGGGTGATCAAACCGCCGGCAACCAGCGAGACGATCTGGCTCAATCGCGCTCAGCCGCCGGCACAGGGCGGCCTGGTGGGATGCAATATCAATACCAACAACAAAACAGTGGCTGCCAAAGGCTTCGAATTTCTCCGGAATTTGCCGGACCATCCCGATCCTGCCCGCTCACCCCGCGGCGCATCTCCCCTCCAGGACCGTGGCGCTGTGAGTGACGAAACGATTGTGCGGCACCTTCGGTTGCTCCGCGAAACGGTCCCCGTTTATCCGGAAAAGGTGAGCGAGGGCACAGAGATCGTCATTCGCCGGGTGATCGCCACCAGTCAGGGAAAGCTGACGGTATGGATCCGCGGCAAAAAATAA